From Treponema sp. OMZ 787:
TTCTATTTCTCCGTTGACAGCCGATTTAAAGATATAAATCGATAATATAATCGAAAAAATTAAACTCAAAAGGGTTAAAATACCTGCGGTAATCAAAGGCCAAAGGTTAGCCTTATTCCTTTTATTTACAGCTTCCGATATAGGGGGCATCTGCTTACCGCAGCTTCCGCAATAAGGAATTCCGGCAGCCTGAGTAAATCCGCATGAAGAACATTTTATTCTCCTGCTTTTTCGGGCTGCTACAAGATAAAGAATTAGTCCGAGCACTGCCGATAAAAAAAACACAATCAAAACCCAAACCAAGGCTTCGTCGTTTCTTTCCTGAGCATCCTTGTAAACCCAATATGCAATAAGAATGCGGGCAGCAAGTGCAAAAATAGATGCTGTGATGATAACAGCAATAAGTGAAACAAAAAACATTTTTTCCTCCATAAAAACTTTTTGTTAAGGATTATAAAATCCTGAAAAAAGTTTTTTCAGGTGTGTGCTGTTAAAGCACACACATACCATAAGAACTTTCTATAAGGATTCTAAAATCCATATTGAACCGCGTTTGTACTATATTTTAATTTTAAAAGAATACTTAAAAAAATAGTGATGTTTATAATTCCTATCCCTAAAAATATAAAAAAAGGTTTAAATATAAAAAAAGGGAAAATCAAACCTATGTTTATAAAAATAATACCCGAAAAAATTGCGGTAATTATATTTATCAAAATAATAAATACAGGAACATCCAAAAGATTATTGTTTTGCATATTTATCTGTGCATAAATTTTTTTATTTATATGCAAAGGAGTTTTTTCACCTGTGTTTAAAATTTCACTTATCACAATATCGGTTTTATCATTTGATTCCATATCCGCCGAATAGAACATTAAAACGCTTATCTTAATTTTTTCGGGCAAAGAAGAAACAGCCTTTTCGATTTCTTCTTTTAATTCTTTTTTTTCGAATTCGATTTCGGGTAAAACTTCATAAGGAGAAGAAAGAGATTCAAGTGCCGTGCTCGAAGGAGGTGCAAGTTTAACTCTTCTAAAAAACTTACGAAATTTATTTTTATGTATTCCGGCAGCAATCGAAAATAAAAAAGCCTTAGGATTTTTATCAAATGCTATTTTGTCTTGCAGCTTAATTGCTTTTAACATTGTTTCTTGATATAGGTCTTCAGCATCAAGTCTTGTTTTTTCAAGTCTTAAACAAAAGCGCCAAAGAGAATCTCCCGCTTGATCAATCAAAAGGTTTAAATCGATTTTATTTTCCATTTTCAAATTCTTGACCAAAGGCCTCATACTAATATCGTCGCAAAAAAGAAAAAGGTTCAAATTTATTTTAATTTATACTTTTCAATACGCTGGACTTTTTTCTCGCTTAACATATAGATATAATAATACTTAACAAGTTTCAGAGTGGTGATGGAGCTAATGGTCCTTTTAGTTTTGAATATAATAAGGGTATCTTTGGCGAAAAACTTATAGTACACTAAAGCTGAAGAATGTCCCGGCCGTTTGTGTCATAACTAACGCAGCTATTTTATGTACAATTTACAGGTCATCCACCATTGCTGAGGACTTTGCGTAGGCTGTAGACTTGGCTTCGAAAAAGTCCGTCTTAATCAGGTTTGCATTGCTGTACTGGCTGACCCAGCTCATGGATTGTGGTTCTTCCCTGTGGCCGTCATAAATCGGAGCAAAGCCGAGGTTTTCGCATCTGAGGTTTCCCAAATATTGAATATAGTCGGTTACCATCTGACTGTTAAGCCCCGGAATATCGTTTCCTATAACATAATTTCCCCAAGCTATTTCCTGCTCGCAGCCTTCCTTTATCATGGCTCTAAAAAGCTCAATATTTTCAGGAGTAAACAGCTGAGGTTCTTCCTTTTGCAATTCTTGAATCATCGAACGGAAAAGCCAAAGGTGCGTATTTTCATCGCGGTTGATATAACGGATTTCTTGTACCGAGCCTGGCATCTTATTGTTTCTTCCCAAATTATAAAAAAACATAAAGCCTGAATAAAAATAAATACCTTCCAAGATGTAGTTTGCAACGCAGACCTTTAAAAAAGCACGAGCACTCTTGTCCGTTTGAAATTCGTTGTATAAATCTCCGATAAATTTATTTCGGCGTAAAAGATGTTCATCATCCTTCCATTGATATAGAATTTCTGTCCTCTCTTCGGGAGAACAAATTGTATCGAGCATATAGCTGTAGCTTTGCGAATGAACGGCTTCTTGAAAGGCTTGAATGGTAAGGCATAAGTTTACCTCGTTGGCCGTTACATATTGTCCGACATTGGGAAGGTTTGCTGTTTGGATGCTGTCCAAAAAAATCAAAAAAGAAAGAATCTTATCATAGGCCGTTTTTTCCGGTGCGGATAATTTTCGATAGTCTTGAATATCGGTGGTCATGTTTATTTCTTCCGGTATCCAAAAATTATTCATAGCCTGTCTGTACCAATCGCTTGCCCATGAATACTTCATATTGTTAAAATCGTTTAAGTTAGTTGTATTTCCTCCGATCATCTTGCGCTTGTGAGTTTCTATATCTCCGTTTTCGTTAAACAATGCCTTATGCGGCAAAATAGTTTTTTCCGTTATCATAAATTTTTCTCCTTATACTAAATGTTCAAAACTGTCATCTTCATTTTCTTTTTTTTCTTCTATATCCAATGCCATATCCAAAATTGTAAAGAACAAAATTACAATCATCGGCCCTAAAACAATTCCGTCAAATGAGAACATACTTATTCCGCCCAACATTGAAAAAAAGATTAAAAGAGGATGTATCTTTATTCTATCCTTTAAAAAGAAGGGGCGTAAAAAATTATCCATAAAGCTGATTATTGAACCTGCAACGACCAAAAATACCAATCCCTTTACAAGGCCGTCCGTAAAACATAAGCCCACTCCGACAGGGAACCAAATTAGGCCGCAGCCGACAAGAGGTAAAAATGAACTGAAAAAAGTCAAAATTGCAAGCAATAATGCACTTTGAACTCCGAAAATAAGATAAACAATCAAAGATGCAAGACATTGGTAAAATGAAACCAAGAAAAGCCCTTTAAAAAGATTAGTCGTAATTTCTCCTATTTTAGAAAACAGCTTGCTGGATGTTTCATTATCTATCGGGATGGCATGTTTTAATAAACTGAAAAGATATGCTCCGTCTACATAAAAAAAGTAAAGAGCAAAGGCAAAAAAAACAAGGGACAGAAAAAAGGAGCCTGCATTTTTTACAAGGCTTGTTGCATACCGCAATATCCGATCCGATGAGGCTGATAAAAGACTTAAAAATTCTTTTTGTAAATCAAGGTTTGAAATATCTACCGTCCCCATCGACAATCGGTTTACGGCTGCAGCTATATCGGTTTTGGAAAAACCGGATTCCGAATTATTTATGTTTTCTAAAAAGTTCTGAATATTTTGAACAAGAATTTTACCTTGGCCGAATATTTTTATCACTACAAAAAACAAGACCCCTGCAACAACAAGAACTGTCATTATTGCAAAGCTGCCTGCAAGCAATCTTTTTTTTATATGAAAAGTTTTTTTCTCTTTATTCATTTTTGATAATATTTTATTGTATATCGGGCTTACTAAAATATACATTACTGCCGACCACAATAAAACACTTGCATAAGGCAAAAACAACTTACCTACAAGAATCAGCATTCCTGCAAGTAATACAAAAAACGAGATAGTTTGCAGCCTGTATTTATTATCCTGATGCATTAGTTTCTTTTTTCCTTTTCTATATCCAAAAAGTATTTTACCGTTTTTACCTTAAGCTCATCGGTAGCTTCATCATCGCATATTATAATCGATTTGGGGTGAAGTTGTAAAGCACTTACAGTCCACATATGGCTTATCCCACCTTCCACTGCATGATACACCGCCTCAGCCTTAGCATGTCCTGTTGCCATTATAAGAACTTCTTCAGCATCCATAATTGTACCTATACCTACGGTCAAGGCTGTCTTTGGAACAAGGTCTTCGTTTCCCTCAAAAAAGCGGGAATTCATTATGATGGTATCGCGTGTTAAAGTTTTTTCCCTTGTACGGGATGTTAAAGAAGAATAGGGCTCATTAAAGGCTATGTGTCCGTCAGCCCCTATTCCGCCTAAAAACAAATTAATTTTTCCGTAAGAGCGGATTGCTTTTTCGTAATCTTCACATTCTTTTTTCTTATCTTTTGCCATTCCGTTTAAGATGTGAATATTTTTAGGGTCGATATCGATGTGATTAAAAAAATTATCCATCATAAAGTAGTGATAGCTTTGCGGATGAGAGGCTTCCAAGCCCACATACTCATCCATATTAAAGGTAACAACGTACTTAAATGATAAAACACCTTCTTTATTCTTTTTTATAAGCTCTTTGTAAATACCTAACGGCGTTGAACCTGTAGGAAGGCCTAGAACAAAGGGCCTTTCCTTTGTAGGATTAAATTCGATAATTTTATTGCCTATATAATCGGCAGCCCATTTTGAACAATCGTCATAATTATTTTTTATGATAAGTCTCATAGAATTTCTCCTCTTAGACTAAAAGTCTAAGGACTAAATAATACAAAAAAACCGGAATTTAGTAAAGAAATGCGGCAGCTTTTAAGTTTACAATTTTACCAGATTCCCATAACCTTTTGCATAAGCAGACTAACAATAGTAATGGATACCCAACAGCTTGCACCTAAAACAAGAGGTTTACCGCCGGTTTTGATTAACTTTAATATATTGCTGTTAAGACCTACAGCCGCCATTGCAGCAGTAATAAGAATCTTACTCAATGTCTTTGCCGGGGCAAAAACCGATGATGGAACTCCTAGATTGGATAAAACGGCTGTGATAACCGAAAGAGCTATAAAATACAAAATAAAGAAAGGAAAGATTTTTTTTAGATCTACCTTTTTTTCGGCCGAATTTTTCATCTCTCTTACCTTTAAAAAAGCAAGAGTAAAGGTAATCGGAATAATAGCGAGGGTCCTTGTAAGCTTTACTGTTACAGCCTTATCCAAAGTTTGAGAGCCCAGACTCCACATACTGTCCCATACCGCAGCAGCGGCCGTTACTGAAGAAGTATCGTTTATTGCAGTTCCTGCGAATATGCCGAAGGCCTCTCCTGAAGCCGTATCAAAACCTAAGAACCTTCCAAGAGTTGGAAAAATAAGGGCTGCAAGGACATTAAAAAAGAAAATAACAGAAATTGCCTGAGCCGCATCTTCGGCATCTGCATCTATCACCGAGGCAGATGCCGCAACAGCCGATCCTCCGCAAATTGAAGAACCCACACCGATTAATATCGCCGTATTTTTATTAAGCTTCATCAATTTATAAAGAACAAAAGAAATCAAAAGAGATATTCCTATTGTACATATTATAATAGGAAGAGATTGAGCTCCTGTTTTTAAAATAACCGTATAGTTTAAACCTGCACCCAAAAGCACAACAGCCCATTGCAAAACCTTTTTTGAAACAAAGGTAATTCCCATGGCTGCCTTGCCCTTATCTTTCCAAAAAAGAGTAATAGTCATCCCCATAAGAAGGGCTATTACCGGAGCCCCGGCCAGCG
This genomic window contains:
- a CDS encoding RNA polymerase sigma factor, which produces MENKIDLNLLIDQAGDSLWRFCLRLEKTRLDAEDLYQETMLKAIKLQDKIAFDKNPKAFLFSIAAGIHKNKFRKFFRRVKLAPPSSTALESLSSPYEVLPEIEFEKKELKEEIEKAVSSLPEKIKISVLMFYSADMESNDKTDIVISEILNTGEKTPLHINKKIYAQINMQNNNLLDVPVFIILINIITAIFSGIIFINIGLIFPFFIFKPFFIFLGIGIINITIFLSILLKLKYSTNAVQYGF
- a CDS encoding YeiH family protein — translated: METIKNNFLGIAVSALICLPAWFLGRIFPLAGAPVIALLMGMTITLFWKDKGKAAMGITFVSKKVLQWAVVLLGAGLNYTVILKTGAQSLPIIICTIGISLLISFVLYKLMKLNKNTAILIGVGSSICGGSAVAASASVIDADAEDAAQAISVIFFFNVLAALIFPTLGRFLGFDTASGEAFGIFAGTAINDTSSVTAAAAVWDSMWSLGSQTLDKAVTVKLTRTLAIIPITFTLAFLKVREMKNSAEKKVDLKKIFPFFILYFIALSVITAVLSNLGVPSSVFAPAKTLSKILITAAMAAVGLNSNILKLIKTGGKPLVLGASCWVSITIVSLLMQKVMGIW
- a CDS encoding ribonucleotide-diphosphate reductase subunit beta; the protein is MITEKTILPHKALFNENGDIETHKRKMIGGNTTNLNDFNNMKYSWASDWYRQAMNNFWIPEEINMTTDIQDYRKLSAPEKTAYDKILSFLIFLDSIQTANLPNVGQYVTANEVNLCLTIQAFQEAVHSQSYSYMLDTICSPEERTEILYQWKDDEHLLRRNKFIGDLYNEFQTDKSARAFLKVCVANYILEGIYFYSGFMFFYNLGRNNKMPGSVQEIRYINRDENTHLWLFRSMIQELQKEEPQLFTPENIELFRAMIKEGCEQEIAWGNYVIGNDIPGLNSQMVTDYIQYLGNLRCENLGFAPIYDGHREEPQSMSWVSQYSNANLIKTDFFEAKSTAYAKSSAMVDDL
- a CDS encoding PLDc N-terminal domain-containing protein: MFFVSLIAVIITASIFALAARILIAYWVYKDAQERNDEALVWVLIVFFLSAVLGLILYLVAARKSRRIKCSSCGFTQAAGIPYCGSCGKQMPPISEAVNKRNKANLWPLITAGILTLLSLIFSIILSIYIFKSAVNGEIENFFPNSDIALMQSQTNFNNLYRASFKYKTSEKFSTFTIKEGKNLKCSWNIDSGNISVEISFGEKIIKSFDNNKDGNILNTEIDMSDYVGKKIKLKIKCSKASGSFEFNAR
- the nagB gene encoding glucosamine-6-phosphate deaminase; this encodes MRLIIKNNYDDCSKWAADYIGNKIIEFNPTKERPFVLGLPTGSTPLGIYKELIKKNKEGVLSFKYVVTFNMDEYVGLEASHPQSYHYFMMDNFFNHIDIDPKNIHILNGMAKDKKKECEDYEKAIRSYGKINLFLGGIGADGHIAFNEPYSSLTSRTREKTLTRDTIIMNSRFFEGNEDLVPKTALTVGIGTIMDAEEVLIMATGHAKAEAVYHAVEGGISHMWTVSALQLHPKSIIICDDEATDELKVKTVKYFLDIEKEKRN
- a CDS encoding AI-2E family transporter, coding for MHQDNKYRLQTISFFVLLAGMLILVGKLFLPYASVLLWSAVMYILVSPIYNKILSKMNKEKKTFHIKKRLLAGSFAIMTVLVVAGVLFFVVIKIFGQGKILVQNIQNFLENINNSESGFSKTDIAAAVNRLSMGTVDISNLDLQKEFLSLLSASSDRILRYATSLVKNAGSFFLSLVFFAFALYFFYVDGAYLFSLLKHAIPIDNETSSKLFSKIGEITTNLFKGLFLVSFYQCLASLIVYLIFGVQSALLLAILTFFSSFLPLVGCGLIWFPVGVGLCFTDGLVKGLVFLVVAGSIISFMDNFLRPFFLKDRIKIHPLLIFFSMLGGISMFSFDGIVLGPMIVILFFTILDMALDIEEKKENEDDSFEHLV